CACGAAATCTCCCGCCTTGTCCAGTCGGACCACCCGGCCCAGATTGGCCTCGAACGGGGTCACCTCGGTGGAGAGCTCGTGACCGTGCAACGGCATACCGGCCTCCAACCGTAGTGTGTCCCGGCATGCCAGGCCGGCGGGCCGCAGCCCGTACGAGGCGCCCCCCTCGCTGAGCGCCTGCCAAACCGTAGCGGCGTCGTTGACGGATGTGAACAGCTCGAAACCGTCTTCGCCGGTATAGCCGGTGCGGGCGAGTAGAACATCACAGTTGGCTACCCGCCCGGGGTATCCCGCGAAGTAGCGGACCTGCGTCAGGTCGATGTCGGTCAGCGGAGCCAGGACGTCCTTGGCGACCGGCCCCTGGATCGCGACCAGCGCGTACTCCTCGGACTGGTCGGTGTGCTCGACGTCGAAACCGCTCACCCGCTCGGCCAGCTCCGACGAGACGACGGCGGCGTTGGCGGCGTTGGCGACCACGAGGAACTCCTGCTCCCCGGTGCGGTAGACGATCAGGTCGTCCAGCACGCCGCCCGCCTCGTCGCAGATCATCGTGTACCGCGCGCGTCCCACTCTGATCGCGGAGGCGTTGGCCACCAGGGCGTGGTCCATCGCTTCGGCCGCCTGGGGGCCGCTGACGCGAAGCTCACCCATGTGAGTGAG
The nucleotide sequence above comes from Actinopolyspora erythraea. Encoded proteins:
- the gcvT gene encoding glycine cleavage system aminomethyltransferase GcvT, with the translated sequence MTPPRKTPLHEIHQQLGATFTEFAGWEMPLRYSGDTNEHNAVRNTAGLFDLTHMGELRVSGPQAAEAMDHALVANASAIRVGRARYTMICDEAGGVLDDLIVYRTGEQEFLVVANAANAAVVSSELAERVSGFDVEHTDQSEEYALVAIQGPVAKDVLAPLTDIDLTQVRYFAGYPGRVANCDVLLARTGYTGEDGFELFTSVNDAATVWQALSEGGASYGLRPAGLACRDTLRLEAGMPLHGHELSTEVTPFEANLGRVVRLDKAGDFVGRAALADAAERTPERTLVGLRGTGRRAPRHGYRVLNGDGVDVGVVTSGAPSPTLGHPIALAYVDQASAKTGTELQVDIRGKAVAVEVVEPPFYSRNR